The DNA region GGGTAACATCTATTGATCTTCCTACTGACCCTCGTTTTTGAACCTTCAAGTATTAAGATTAACAACTTTCAGCATTTAACATTCAAAGCTTAAGAGGCAAAAGATTATAGCTTTGGAAATGGAGACAAAGATTTCTAACCTTTGTATATGTTCGCATTCGTTGAGTCTGATTAGGCCAGAGTCCACCACCATTCATGATGCCTGAATCATTGATGCCACCGACTTCATTTGAACATCCTGACTTAAAGGGGATGCTGGGAATACCAAATGACTGAGAACTGATTGCAGCACTGGATAGCTCTGTCTCAATGTCTCTTGGTGCGTTGCCATAGTTGGGAACCAAGTTTTGAAAGTCCTTTTGAGAATACAGAGCATCAGGAGTTACGGCTTCGAGATTACTAGCAAAAGCTAAATTGTTTCTTGGATGATGAGATTGGCAATCTCCATCGAAACCAAATGATGGTAGTGGGAAAGTCTGTTGCTGCTGTGCAGAGCCAACAACATCAGGACAATACGTTGTTCCCGCTGTGGATACATCGATTTGATCTGTTACTGCGCCTTTAAATTTGAACTGTTCACCAGCACTCTTCAAATTCACTAGGCCTTGATTGATCCGGCTGTCGTTTTTTGCATAAAGCTCTTGAACCGGATTGCTCGCACGCTCAAAGACAGAATCAGATGCAGATACAGATACACCTTGTCCTTGCTGTTGATTTCTGCTGAGGAAATTCGTTGGTGAAACATTATCATGCCCGGTGTTATTGGCGGAAGGTGAGGTTGAACAAGAAGGAGCTTCTCCATCTGTGTGACCAGAATGTGATCTTCCGGGGGCTACAAGAGGTTTGTTGTTCATTTGTCCCTGTTGCTGATGGTTCACCTGAATCTGTGGAGGCTGCATGAAAGTTGAAGCTGAGAAGCTGTTATTACCATGCGCCAAGGGCTGCTGATTCTGAGACGACAGAAGTTGTTGCAATTGATGGCTTTGTGTCTGCTGCAACGCCGATAACTGTGGCTGTAAGGATGAACTTACTGGAGGAATTGactgctgctgttgctgctgctgctgtagCTTCTGGAGTAGCTGCAACTGAAGCTGTTGTGAAGGACTTGGTTTTGGCGATTGTTGTTGCATTTGGAGCTGCTGTGGATTTTGGGACAGAGATTGTTGTAGTGAATGCAGAGAGGACTGTTCTTGCTGGTTTCTTAATAATTGGCTACTGTTATGCAATTCCAGTTGTTGCTGAAACTGCAATTCTTGTGCAAATGATGTCATTTGGGACGAGCCTTTATTCCCCGCTGAGTTTATGTTCGGGTGTGTCATTTTAGCACCATTAGGGAGCATTGACTGTTGCTGAAGCTGCGACTGAGAGAATCCAGTAGATTGGTGTGGATTTTGACTAGAGACTTGGTTAGCAACAGCATTCACACCATTGTTAATGGAACCTGTGTTATAAATCCCTTGTTGCTGCAGCTGTTGGTGTGACATCTGTagttgttgctgttgagatTTCGCATTGGCTGGTTGTGTTTGCATCTGTTGGCTGATATGGTTAGCCGTATTTGGTTTGTTGAATTGGGAATTTGCGGAAGAGAGGTTTGGGGATTGGAAGTTCAACAGCTTGGAAGGGTCGTTGGAAGCAAAATTGTTTGGTAGGTTATAAGATGAGAGCGCGGCCGGGAGCTGAGGAGTAGCAGAACCTGACAATGGATTGTTTTGCTGCATACTCATCCATTGAACCAGACTTAAACCAGGGAACATCGAACTCTGTGCGTCTTTCATCCCAAATTCTTCTCCCATCCAAGGCATTGCTCTTTTGAAAGCGTTTTCCATGTCCAGCTCGTCATCTGCAACAAACCTCCACGGTTAGTCTCTGAAAACTAGTCAAAGATCtatggaaaaagaagaagatggaaagcAATAAAACTCACCTGGCATTCCCGGTTGCCTCGGGTACTTAGGTCTAAAAAATGGAGGAGGGCATATGTAAAAAGGAGTTATGACAGGTTCGATTTCCCATATGGATACTCGGCTTGGCCTATCTCCAGCTGTTGATTCATCCCATCCTACCTGTTTAAACCATGAAGAAGGATTCAGGAACATATTCAGAAGAAATGAGCACCAAAAAGAGTTTAGCATAACTCTAATATACATTACCTGAAGATTACGCCATTGTGAGCCTTTCCATCTTACAGGGTCAAGATCACTGATACCAGTGACCGTTCCCATATATCTGCGAACTCCACAATCTTCAGTCTCAAACATCATCCGGAATCGCATCCCCAGAGATACTTGCGCGTACAAAGCTTTGTTGTATTTGGCTAAAGGAACTACAAACTCTGAAGGACTTGCCCTTGgattgaagaagatggtgaaaggGCTACTGTTGGCATTAGCATGAGCTGCAGCTGCAAGAATCCCAATGTGCATACTGTCACTGGATATGACCGATGAGGAAAGGGTCGGAGTTTGCCTATTTGCACGTCGTATACCCAACATCAGCTGTGATTTCTCATCTCTGCAAAATAGTATTTAAACCCAAAAGCCCTTATGAGAAGAGGAAAGTCCAAAGTCCATTTCTGCTTAGTGTTTTGATCAAAGTATGACTCATACCTTACAAACAAAACTGAATCACCCGCAAATAGTCTCTTTGTGCTAACAAAAACGCTCCAACCTGTGGTAAGCAAGTGTCTTTTTGGTTGGCCTGAAAACAGAtcacagcaaagaaaacaaatcaggttgaagtttttaatattttcgacTAATAAACCAATCTTGAGATGATTCAAACCTCGATAGATATGTCTAAAAGTCCATGTAGTATCATGTAAATCTTTGGCTACAATCTCTTGTGCAGGCGGTTGCATAGAGAACTCCTATATTTGAGCATCCACAGAACTTTTAGCATAACAAATTCAAAAGATGAATCAAGAGAAACAAGAACAGTTTGAGAGTAGCTTTGATCAAGAGACATACAAGAGGAGGGAANCATATTCAGAAGAAATGAGCACCAAAAAGAGTTTAGCATAACTCTAATATACATTACCTGAAGATTACGCCATTGTGAGCCTTTCCATCTTACAGGGTCAAGATCACTGATACCAGTGACCGTTCCCATATATCTGCGAACTCCACAATCTTCAGTCTCAAACATCATCCGGAATCGCATCCCCAGAGATACTTGCGCGTACAAAGCTTTGTTGTATTTGGCTAAAGGAACTACAAACTCTGAAGGACTTGCCCTTGgattgaagaagatggtgaaaggGCTACTGTTGGCATTAGCATGAGCTGCAGCTGCAAGAATCCCAATGTGCATACTGTCACTGGATATGACCGATGAGGAAAGGGTCGGAGTTTGCCTATTTGCACGTCGTATACCCAACATCAGCTGTGATTTCTCATCTCTGCAAAATAGTATTTAAACCCAAAAGCCCTTATGAGAAGAGGAAAGTCCAAAGTCCATTTCTGCTTAGTGTTTTGATCAAAGTATGACTCATACCTTACAAACAAAACTGAATCACCCGCAAATAGTCTCTTTGTGCTAACAAAAACGCTCCAACCTGTGGTAAGCAAGTGTCTTTTTGGTTGGCCTGAAAACAGAtcacagcaaagaaaacaaatcaggttgaagtttttaatattttcgacTAATAAACCAATCTTGAGATGATTCAAACCTCGATAGATATGTCTAAAAGTCCATGTAGTATCATGTAAATCTTTGGCTACAATCTCTTGTGCAGGCGGTTGCATAGAGAACTCCTATATTTGAGCATCCACAGAACTTTTAGCATAACAAATTCAAAAGATGAATCAAGAGAAACAAGAACAGTTTGAGAGTAGCTTTGATCAAGAGACATACAAGAGGAGGGAATATTTTCTCAGCTGCACGACGAGGTACAGAGAATCCACCGTGAGTGCTTGTGTCACTCGCTGTAAGAGTCTTGCAGAAAAACTCAGTAGGCTGTCTGTTTAGTTTCAGACCCATGTCAGAAGCTAGCAATGCTTCTCTGTCATACTGTACACATTTGATAATCAAGCATGATCAGCTTCTAAAGTTGTCAACTTTAAAACCAAGACACCACCTCAAGCTAAACTCATGGAGATTGAAGATTCAGACCTTATTCACCGGTTGAAGAGCCATCTGTGCATAGACTTCATCGGTTTCGGTGTCAGCCTGATTCAGAATTCtcaagttaatatatattttttttcttgtgaacaAGTTACTCATAATTCACAAGTTAATTATGAttagtgcttcttcttcttctctctctgctATTGATTACACAAGttggaggcaaaaaaaaaaaga from Camelina sativa cultivar DH55 chromosome 3, Cs, whole genome shotgun sequence includes:
- the LOC104776036 gene encoding auxin response factor 19-like isoform X2; this translates as MKAPSNGFLPNSNEGEKKPINSQLWHACAGPLVSLPPVGSLVVYFPQGHSEQVAASMQKQTDFIPNYPNLPSKLICLLHSVTLHADTETDEVYAQMALQPVNKYDREALLASDMGLKLNRQPTEFFCKTLTASDTSTHGGFSVPRRAAEKIFPPLEFSMQPPAQEIVAKDLHDTTWTFRHIYRGQPKRHLLTTGWSVFVSTKRLFAGDSVLFVRDEKSQLMLGIRRANRQTPTLSSSVISSDSMHIGILAAAAHANANSSPFTIFFNPRASPSEFVVPLAKYNKALYAQVSLGMRFRMMFETEDCGVRRYMGTVTGISDLDPVRWKGSQWRNLQVGWDESTAGDRPSRVSIWEIEPVITPFYICPPPFFRPKYPRQPGMPDDELDMENAFKRAMPWMGEEFGMKDAQSSMFPGLSLVQWMSMQQNNPLSGSATPQLPAALSSYNLPNNFASNDPSKLLNFQSPNLSSANSQFNKPNTANHISQQMQTQPANAKSQQQQLQMSHQQLQQQGIYNTGSINNGVNAVANQVSSQNPHQSTGFSQSQLQQQSMLPNGAKMTHPNINSAGNKGSSQMTSFAQELQFQQQLELHNSSQLLRNQQEQSSLHSLQQSLSQNPQQLQMQQQSPKPSPSQQLQLQLLQKLQQQQQQQQSIPPVSSSLQPQLSALQQTQSHQLQQLLSSQNQQPLAHGNNSFSASTFMQPPQIQVNHQQQGQMNNKPLVAPGRSHSGHTDGEAPSCSTSPSANNTGHDNVSPTNFLSRNQQQGQGVSVSASDSVFERASNPVQELYAKNDSRINQGLVNLKSAGEQFKFKGAVTDQIDVSTAGTTYCPDVVGSAQQQQTFPLPSFGFDGDCQSHHPRNNLAFASNLEAVTPDALYSQKDFQNLVPNYGNAPRDIETELSSAAISSQSFGIPSIPFKSGCSNEVGGINDSGIMNGGGLWPNQTQRMRTYTKVQKRGSVGRSIDVTRYSGYDELRHDLARMFGIEGQLEDPLTSDWKLVYTDHENDILLVGDDPWEEFVNCVQNIKILSSAEVQQMSLDGDLAAIPATNQACSETDSGNAWKVHYEDTSAAASFNR
- the LOC104776036 gene encoding auxin response factor 19-like isoform X1, which produces MQPPAQEIVAKDLHDTTWTFRHIYRGQPKRHLLTTGWSVFVSTKRLFAGDSVLFVRDEKSQLMLGIRRANRQTPTLSSSVISSDSMHIGILAAAAHANANSSPFTIFFNPRASPSEFVVPLAKYNKALYAQVSLGMRFRMMFETEDCGVRRYMGTVTGISDLDPVRWKGSQWRNLQVGWDESTAGDRPSRVSIWEIEPVITPFYICPPPFFRPKYPRQPGMPDDELDMENAFKRAMPWMGEEFGMKDAQSSMFPGLSLVQWMSMQQNNPLSGSATPQLPAALSSYNLPNNFASNDPSKLLNFQSPNLSSANSQFNKPNTANHISQQMQTQPANAKSQQQQLQMSHQQLQQQGIYNTGSINNGVNAVANQVSSQNPHQSTGFSQSQLQQQSMLPNGAKMTHPNINSAGNKGSSQMTSFAQELQFQQQLELHNSSQLLRNQQEQSSLHSLQQSLSQNPQQLQMQQQSPKPSPSQQLQLQLLQKLQQQQQQQQSIPPVSSSLQPQLSALQQTQSHQLQQLLSSQNQQPLAHGNNSFSASTFMQPPQIQVNHQQQGQMNNKPLVAPGRSHSGHTDGEAPSCSTSPSANNTGHDNVSPTNFLSRNQQQGQGVSVSASDSVFERASNPVQELYAKNDSRINQGLVNLKSAGEQFKFKGAVTDQIDVSTAGTTYCPDVVGSAQQQQTFPLPSFGFDGDCQSHHPRNNLAFASNLEAVTPDALYSQKDFQNLVPNYGNAPRDIETELSSAAISSQSFGIPSIPFKSGCSNEVGGINDSGIMNGGGLWPNQTQRMRTYTKVQKRGSVGRSIDVTRYSGYDELRHDLARMFGIEGQLEDPLTSDWKLVYTDHENDILLVGDDPWEEFVNCVQNIKILSSAEVQQMSLDGDLAAIPATNQACSETDSGNAWKVHYEDTSAAASFNR